GGAAATCAACCTCGGTGAGGGAAGTGCCCGCTTTCGTGACCTCGAGCACGATCGGGGTGGAACCTGGCGAACCATGAAGATGATGCAGGAAGCTCAATCACTTCCCGAGTTCAACTTCGCCCCAACGGGCACAACCGCCTCAGTTCCCCTCCTGAGGCCCAGCGTCGAGGCTGGACCATACGTGGTGCAGGCAGACGGCTGCTATCTGTGTGGGATCAAATGCCACAAGAACGTGTACGACGAGACTGAGGACGGCAGAGCTGGAGCTTT
The nucleotide sequence above comes from Acidimicrobiia bacterium. Encoded proteins:
- a CDS encoding aldehyde ferredoxin oxidoreductase C-terminal domain-containing protein, with product EINLGEGSARFRDLEHDRGGTWRTMKMMQEAQSLPEFNFAPTGTTASVPLLRPSVEAGPYVVQADGCYLCGIKCHKNVYDETEDGRAGAFRAKVDFEPITLLSSNLGIFDPDVALSLIELTDELGMDSISLGVTLGYVMEYNRRTRSGLLENLGFSDPAGVETAIRAVAEGR